The Lynx canadensis isolate LIC74 chromosome D1, mLynCan4.pri.v2, whole genome shotgun sequence genome has a segment encoding these proteins:
- the RAB1B gene encoding ras-related protein Rab-1B isoform X2: MNPEYDYLFKLLLIGDSGVGKSCLLLRFADDTYTESYISTIGVDFKIRTIELDGKTIKLQIWDTAGQERFRTITSSYYRGAHGIIVVYDVTDQESYANVKQWLQEIDRYASENVNKLLVGNKSDLTTKKVVDNTTAKEFADSLGIPFLETSAKNATNVEQAFMTMAAEIKKRMGPGAASGGERPNLKIDSTPVKPAGGGCC; the protein is encoded by the exons atgaACCCCGAATA TGACTACCTGTTTAAGCTGCTTCTGATTGGTGATTCGGGCGTGGGCAAGTCATGCCTGCTTCTGCGGTTTGCT GATGACACATACACAGAGAGCTACATCAGCACTATCGGGGTGGACTTCAAGATCCGAACCATTGAGCTGGATGGCAAAACCATCAAACTTCAGATC tGGGACACAGCTGGTCAGGAGCGGTTCCGGACCATCACTTCCAGCTACTACCGGGGGGCTCATGGCATCATTGTGGTGTACGATGTCACCGACCAG GAATCCTACGCCAATGTGAAGCAGTGGCTACAGGAAATTGACCGCTATGCCAGTGAGAACGTCAATAAGCTCCTGGTGGGCAACAAGAGCGACCTCACCACCAAGAAAGTGGTGGATAACACCACAGCCAAG GAGTTTGCAGACTCTCTGGGCATCCCCTTCCTGGAGACGAGTGCCAAGAACGCTACCAATGTCGAGCAGGCATTCATGACCATGGCTGCTGAGATCAAAAAGCGGATGGGGCCTGGGGCAGCCTCAGGGGGTGAGCGGCCCAACCTCAAGATTGACAGCACCCCCGTGAAGCCGGCTGGTGGTGGCTGTTGCTAG
- the RAB1B gene encoding ras-related protein Rab-1B isoform X1, whose protein sequence is MNVAFVSPFQWDSLYLRLSSLLGHSPCGDYLFKLLLIGDSGVGKSCLLLRFADDTYTESYISTIGVDFKIRTIELDGKTIKLQIWDTAGQERFRTITSSYYRGAHGIIVVYDVTDQESYANVKQWLQEIDRYASENVNKLLVGNKSDLTTKKVVDNTTAKEFADSLGIPFLETSAKNATNVEQAFMTMAAEIKKRMGPGAASGGERPNLKIDSTPVKPAGGGCC, encoded by the exons ATGAATGTGGCATTTGTTTCTCCCTTCCAGTGGGATTCTCTGTACCTCAGACTCTCCTCACTTCTTGGTCACTCCCCCTGCGG TGACTACCTGTTTAAGCTGCTTCTGATTGGTGATTCGGGCGTGGGCAAGTCATGCCTGCTTCTGCGGTTTGCT GATGACACATACACAGAGAGCTACATCAGCACTATCGGGGTGGACTTCAAGATCCGAACCATTGAGCTGGATGGCAAAACCATCAAACTTCAGATC tGGGACACAGCTGGTCAGGAGCGGTTCCGGACCATCACTTCCAGCTACTACCGGGGGGCTCATGGCATCATTGTGGTGTACGATGTCACCGACCAG GAATCCTACGCCAATGTGAAGCAGTGGCTACAGGAAATTGACCGCTATGCCAGTGAGAACGTCAATAAGCTCCTGGTGGGCAACAAGAGCGACCTCACCACCAAGAAAGTGGTGGATAACACCACAGCCAAG GAGTTTGCAGACTCTCTGGGCATCCCCTTCCTGGAGACGAGTGCCAAGAACGCTACCAATGTCGAGCAGGCATTCATGACCATGGCTGCTGAGATCAAAAAGCGGATGGGGCCTGGGGCAGCCTCAGGGGGTGAGCGGCCCAACCTCAAGATTGACAGCACCCCCGTGAAGCCGGCTGGTGGTGGCTGTTGCTAG